The following proteins come from a genomic window of Kitasatospora sp. NBC_01246:
- a CDS encoding CoA-acylating methylmalonate-semialdehyde dehydrogenase: MSKHIIHWIGGRPVATAGAAPRRGDLFDPATGQVSGHVDFAGIDEVDQAVAAAASAFVEWRNASIAKRTTVLFNFRELLNARRDELAAIIVAEHGKVHSDALGEIARGLEVVEYACGIPQLVKGGFTEQASTGIDVYSIRQPLGPVAVISPFNFPAMVPMWFFPIAIAAGNTVVLKPSEKDPSAANFLAELWKEAGLPDGVFNVVHGDKVSVDRLLEHPDIKSVSFVGSTPIARYVYETGTRYGKRVQALGGAKNHMLVLPDADLDLSADAAINAGFGAAGERCMAISVLVAVDPIGDELVDKIKQRIANLKVGPGCNGDSEMGPLVTGQHRDKVTSYVESGVADGAELAVDGRKHPITAEDRNGAPTSDGFWLGPTLFDHVKPGMSVYNDEIFGPVLSVVRVSSYEEGVALINANPYGNGTAIFTNDGGAARRFQYEVEVGMVGINVPIPVPVAYYSFGGWKSSLFGDAHAYGPDGVQFFTRGKAVTQRWLDPSHGGINLGFPTNS; this comes from the coding sequence ATGAGCAAGCACATCATTCACTGGATCGGTGGCCGGCCGGTCGCCACCGCCGGCGCCGCACCCCGCCGCGGTGACCTCTTCGACCCGGCCACCGGCCAGGTCTCGGGTCACGTCGACTTCGCCGGGATCGACGAGGTCGACCAGGCGGTGGCCGCCGCCGCCTCGGCCTTCGTCGAGTGGCGCAACGCCTCGATCGCCAAGCGCACCACGGTGCTCTTCAACTTCCGCGAGCTGCTCAACGCCCGCCGGGACGAGCTGGCCGCGATCATCGTCGCCGAGCACGGCAAGGTGCACTCCGACGCGCTCGGCGAGATCGCCCGCGGCCTGGAGGTCGTCGAGTACGCCTGCGGCATCCCGCAGCTCGTCAAGGGCGGCTTCACCGAGCAGGCGTCCACCGGCATCGACGTCTACTCGATCCGCCAGCCGCTCGGCCCGGTGGCCGTCATCTCGCCGTTCAACTTCCCGGCGATGGTGCCGATGTGGTTCTTCCCGATCGCGATCGCGGCCGGCAACACCGTCGTCCTGAAGCCGTCCGAGAAGGACCCGTCCGCCGCCAACTTCCTGGCCGAGCTGTGGAAGGAGGCCGGGCTGCCGGACGGCGTGTTCAACGTCGTGCACGGTGACAAGGTCTCCGTCGACCGCCTACTGGAGCACCCCGACATCAAGTCGGTCAGCTTCGTCGGTTCCACCCCGATCGCCCGCTACGTCTACGAGACCGGCACCCGCTACGGCAAGCGCGTGCAGGCGCTCGGCGGCGCCAAGAACCACATGCTCGTCCTGCCGGACGCCGACCTGGACCTCAGCGCCGACGCGGCCATCAACGCCGGCTTCGGCGCGGCCGGCGAGCGCTGCATGGCCATCTCGGTGCTGGTCGCCGTCGACCCGATCGGCGACGAGCTGGTCGACAAGATCAAGCAGCGGATCGCCAACCTGAAGGTCGGCCCGGGCTGCAACGGCGACTCCGAGATGGGCCCGCTGGTCACCGGCCAGCACCGGGACAAGGTCACCTCCTACGTCGAGTCCGGTGTCGCCGACGGCGCCGAGCTCGCGGTCGACGGCCGCAAGCACCCGATCACCGCCGAGGACCGCAACGGCGCGCCGACCTCGGACGGCTTCTGGCTCGGCCCCACCCTGTTCGACCACGTCAAGCCCGGCATGTCCGTCTACAACGACGAGATCTTCGGCCCGGTGCTGTCGGTCGTGCGGGTCTCCTCCTACGAGGAGGGCGTGGCGCTCATCAACGCCAACCCCTACGGCAACGGCACCGCCATCTTCACCAACGACGGCGGCGCGGCCCGGCGCTTCCAGTACGAGGTGGAGGTCGGCATGGTCGGCATCAACGTGCCGATCCCGGTGCCGGTCGCCTACTACTCCTTCGGCGGCTGGAAGTCCTCGCTCTTCGGCGACGCCCACGCGTACGGCCCGGACGGCGTGCAGTTCTTCACCCGCGGCAAGGCCGTCACCCAGCGCTGGCTGGACCCCTCGCACGGCGGCATCAACCTCGGGTTCCCGACCAACAGCTGA
- a CDS encoding polyamine ABC transporter substrate-binding protein: protein MVFNELTDGLPEPVRRAWERSLTSGRAAVGRRTLLRAAALTAGAGTLAACGIPAAGTAGTGDSTANAAPDLSEDEREVSFSNWPLYIDTDENDQEKHGSLEAFTAATGIRVKYAEDINDNVEFFGKVKPQLAAGQDTGRDLMVLTDWMAARLIRLGWAQKLTPANVTTAITNVDSRFRAPDWDPGRLYSYPWAGIQVVIAYNRKATRGKEVTSVAQLLEDQDLKGRVTFLSEMRDSVGMTLLDMGKDPAKFTADDYDAAIARLQKAVDSKQIRRFTGNDYGQELSSGDIAACVAWGGDLIQLRADNPDIEFVVPEQGFVYGTDNMLVPAKARHKANAEKLIDFYYQPKIAAQLAAGIGYVSAVTGMEKELAAIAPDTAANPLVVPTPEMAAKAHVFRSLTEAEESSFEEKFSKLIGA, encoded by the coding sequence ATGGTGTTCAACGAGCTCACCGACGGTCTGCCCGAACCGGTCCGCAGGGCCTGGGAACGCAGTCTGACCAGTGGCCGGGCCGCCGTCGGCAGGCGGACCCTGCTGCGCGCCGCCGCCCTCACCGCCGGTGCGGGCACGCTGGCCGCCTGCGGCATCCCGGCGGCGGGCACCGCCGGCACCGGTGACTCCACCGCGAACGCCGCCCCCGACCTGTCGGAGGACGAGCGGGAGGTGAGCTTCTCCAACTGGCCGCTGTACATCGACACCGACGAGAACGACCAGGAGAAGCACGGCTCGCTGGAGGCCTTCACCGCGGCCACCGGGATCAGGGTCAAGTACGCCGAGGACATCAACGACAACGTCGAGTTCTTCGGCAAGGTCAAGCCACAGCTCGCGGCCGGCCAGGACACCGGCCGCGACCTGATGGTGCTCACCGACTGGATGGCCGCCCGGCTGATCCGGCTCGGCTGGGCGCAGAAGCTCACCCCGGCCAACGTCACCACCGCGATCACCAACGTGGACTCCCGCTTCCGCGCCCCCGACTGGGACCCGGGCCGGCTCTACTCCTACCCGTGGGCCGGCATCCAGGTCGTGATCGCGTACAACCGGAAGGCGACCAGGGGCAAGGAGGTCACCAGCGTCGCCCAGCTGCTGGAGGACCAGGACCTCAAGGGCCGGGTCACCTTCCTCTCCGAGATGCGCGACAGCGTCGGGATGACCCTGCTGGACATGGGCAAGGACCCGGCGAAGTTCACCGCCGACGACTACGACGCGGCGATCGCCCGGCTGCAGAAGGCGGTGGACAGCAAGCAGATCCGCCGCTTCACCGGCAACGACTACGGCCAGGAGCTCTCCTCCGGGGACATCGCGGCCTGCGTCGCCTGGGGCGGCGACCTGATCCAACTCCGCGCCGACAACCCGGACATCGAGTTCGTCGTCCCGGAGCAGGGCTTCGTCTACGGGACCGACAACATGCTCGTCCCGGCCAAGGCCCGGCACAAGGCCAACGCCGAGAAGCTGATCGACTTCTACTATCAGCCCAAGATCGCGGCGCAGCTGGCCGCGGGCATCGGCTACGTCTCCGCCGTCACCGGGATGGAGAAGGAGCTCGCGGCCATCGCCCCGGACACCGCGGCCAACCCGCTGGTCGTCCCCACCCCCGAGATGGCGGCGAAGGCGCACGTGTTCCGCAGCCTGACCGAGGCCGAGGAGAGCTCCTTCGAGGAGAAGTTCTCCAAGCTCATCGGCGCCTGA
- a CDS encoding ABC transporter ATP-binding protein encodes MTEQLRSAATGGDVRLTGIGKTYGAFTAVHPLDLTVPQGSFFALLGASGCGKTTTLRMIAGLEEPTSGTVLIGGQDVTALPPYKRPVNTVFQSYALFPHLDIFENVAFGLRRRGKKDVKKQVDDMLELVELGQYARRKPHQLSGGQQQRVAVARALINHPQVLLLDEPLGALDLKLRRQMQLELKRIQTEVGITFVHVTHDQEEAMTMADTIAVMNGGRVEQLGAPAELYENPATTFVANFLGQSNLLPADVTGQQGGDLLLSAAGARLSVPKARCAADARKVHLGVRPEKITIEHSSAEVADGRNRLGGTVVDSSFIGVSTQYLVRTDGGQEVTVFEQNMERDTRIVPGAPVVLHWNPAHSFALDAAQAIDAGTGEEAA; translated from the coding sequence ATGACAGAGCAGCTGCGCTCCGCGGCCACCGGTGGCGACGTCCGCCTCACCGGCATCGGCAAGACCTACGGCGCCTTCACCGCCGTCCACCCGCTCGACCTGACCGTCCCGCAGGGCTCCTTCTTCGCCCTGCTCGGCGCCTCCGGCTGCGGCAAGACCACCACCCTGCGCATGATCGCCGGGCTGGAGGAGCCCACCAGCGGCACCGTCCTGATCGGCGGCCAGGACGTCACCGCCCTGCCCCCGTACAAGCGCCCGGTGAACACCGTCTTCCAGAGCTACGCGCTCTTCCCGCACCTCGACATCTTCGAGAACGTCGCCTTCGGCCTGCGCCGGCGCGGCAAGAAGGACGTCAAGAAGCAGGTCGACGACATGCTGGAGCTGGTGGAGCTCGGCCAGTACGCCCGCCGCAAGCCGCACCAGCTCTCCGGCGGCCAGCAGCAGCGCGTCGCCGTCGCCCGTGCCCTGATCAACCACCCCCAGGTGCTCCTCCTCGACGAACCGCTCGGCGCCCTCGACCTCAAGCTCCGCCGCCAGATGCAACTGGAGCTCAAGCGGATCCAGACCGAGGTCGGCATCACCTTCGTCCACGTCACCCACGACCAGGAGGAGGCCATGACGATGGCCGACACCATCGCGGTGATGAACGGCGGCCGGGTCGAGCAGCTCGGCGCCCCCGCCGAGCTCTACGAGAACCCCGCCACCACCTTCGTGGCCAACTTCCTCGGCCAGTCCAACCTGCTGCCCGCCGACGTGACCGGGCAGCAGGGCGGCGACCTCCTGCTCAGCGCCGCCGGCGCCCGGCTCTCCGTGCCGAAGGCCCGGTGCGCCGCCGACGCGAGGAAGGTCCACCTCGGCGTCCGGCCGGAGAAGATCACCATCGAGCACTCCTCCGCCGAGGTCGCCGACGGCCGCAACCGGCTGGGCGGCACCGTGGTCGACTCCAGCTTCATCGGCGTCTCCACCCAGTACCTGGTGCGCACCGACGGCGGCCAGGAGGTGACCGTCTTCGAGCAGAACATGGAGCGCGACACCCGGATCGTCCCCGGTGCGCCGGTCGTCCTGCACTGGAACCCGGCGCACTCCTTCGCCCTGGACGCCGCCCAGGCGATCGACGCGGGCACCGGGGAGGAGGCGGCATGA
- a CDS encoding NAD(P)/FAD-dependent oxidoreductase, translating to MDSARALSDARPTPFWLEDPGRPAALPALVGDTTCDLLVVGGGYSGLWTALVAKERDPSLDVVLVEGNEVGWAASGRNGGFCAASLTHGFGNGLQRWPAELAQLERLGAANLDGIEATIARYGIDAEWERTGEIDVATQPHQLAELQEVAEAVAEYGLDITVLDRDELRAEVDSPTFLGGLWDKEGVAMVHPAKLAWGLKDACLSQGVRIFEHTRATDLREHGGGMAVRTPYGRVFARRVALGTNVFPSLVKRVRPFVVPVYDYALMTEPLSAEQLAAIGWKGRQGLGDSANKFHYFRLSADNRILWGGYDAVYHYGGHVRHEYDQRPETFRTLAHNFFRCFPQLEGLRFTHAWGGAIDTCSRFSAFFDTAHRGRVAYAAGYTGLGVGATRFGAEVMLDLLAGERTERTSLEMVRSKPLPFPPEPVRWAGIELTTRSLERADRTGGHRNLWLRTLDRMGLGFDS from the coding sequence ATGGACTCCGCCCGCGCGCTCAGTGACGCCAGGCCCACCCCCTTCTGGCTGGAGGACCCGGGCCGGCCGGCGGCGCTGCCCGCCCTCGTCGGCGACACCACCTGCGACCTGCTGGTCGTCGGCGGCGGATACTCCGGCCTCTGGACCGCCCTCGTCGCCAAGGAGCGCGACCCCTCCCTGGACGTCGTCCTGGTCGAGGGCAACGAGGTGGGGTGGGCCGCGTCCGGGCGCAACGGCGGATTCTGCGCGGCCAGCCTGACCCACGGTTTCGGCAACGGGCTGCAGCGCTGGCCCGCCGAACTCGCCCAGCTCGAACGCCTCGGCGCGGCCAACCTGGACGGCATCGAGGCGACCATCGCGCGCTACGGGATCGACGCCGAGTGGGAGCGCACCGGCGAGATCGACGTCGCCACCCAGCCCCACCAGCTCGCCGAGCTGCAGGAGGTCGCCGAGGCGGTCGCCGAGTACGGACTCGACATCACCGTGCTCGACCGCGACGAGCTGCGGGCCGAGGTCGACTCGCCGACCTTCCTCGGCGGGCTCTGGGACAAGGAGGGCGTGGCGATGGTCCACCCCGCCAAACTCGCCTGGGGCCTCAAGGACGCCTGCCTCTCCCAGGGCGTGCGGATCTTCGAGCACACCCGGGCGACGGACCTCAGGGAGCACGGCGGCGGCATGGCCGTCCGCACCCCGTACGGACGGGTCTTCGCCCGCCGGGTCGCGCTCGGCACCAACGTCTTCCCGTCGCTGGTCAAGCGGGTCCGCCCGTTCGTCGTCCCGGTGTACGACTACGCGCTGATGACCGAGCCGCTCAGCGCCGAGCAGCTCGCCGCGATCGGCTGGAAGGGGCGGCAGGGGCTCGGCGACAGCGCCAACAAGTTCCACTACTTCCGGCTCTCCGCCGACAACCGCATCCTCTGGGGCGGCTACGACGCCGTCTACCACTACGGCGGACACGTCCGGCACGAGTACGACCAGCGGCCGGAGACCTTCCGAACCCTGGCGCACAACTTCTTCCGCTGCTTCCCGCAGCTGGAGGGGCTGCGCTTCACCCACGCCTGGGGCGGCGCGATCGACACCTGCAGCCGGTTCTCGGCGTTCTTCGACACCGCCCACCGCGGCCGGGTCGCCTACGCCGCCGGGTACACCGGGCTGGGGGTGGGCGCCACCCGGTTCGGCGCCGAGGTGATGCTCGACCTGCTGGCCGGGGAGCGCACCGAGCGCACCTCGCTGGAGATGGTCCGCTCCAAGCCGCTGCCGTTCCCGCCCGAGCCGGTGCGCTGGGCCGGCATCGAGCTCACCACCCGGTCGCTGGAGCGCGCCGACCGGACCGGTGGGCACCGCAACCTCTGGCTGCGCACCCTCGACCGGATGGGGCTGGGCTTCGACAGCTGA
- a CDS encoding gamma-aminobutyraldehyde dehydrogenase has translation MDLTDFGAGAQYIAGRQSRGSGEPFQVVNPADGSVVEQISLASTEQVDAAVAAARAALPEWAGATPGARSEALTRLAAVLTEAGADLARVESAQTGKPVKLSTEFDVPGTIDNAAFFAGAARNLEGKAAGEYSGDHTSYVRREPIGVVGSISPWNYPLQMAAWKILPAIAAGNTIVLKPAELTPLTSVMFARACTAAGIPDGVVNVVTGAGRTAGERLVAHPDVAMVSFTGSTPVGRRVAELATATVKRTHLELGGKAPFVVFDDADLDAAVHGAVAASLINSGQDCTAATRAYVQRPLYDAFVAGVADLYRTIRLGDPLDPRTDLGPLVSHTHRDRVAGFVERARGYGATVVTGGHAPEKGHDGTDLTRGAYYLPTLVTDAAQDSEIVQGEIFGPVLVVLPFDGDDEGLRLANDTPYGLAASAWTSNVHRSLRATREIAAGCVWVNDHIPIISEMPHGGYKSSGYGKDMSQYSLDEYTQVKHVMFDTTAVARKDWHRTVFGDR, from the coding sequence ATGGACCTGACCGACTTCGGCGCGGGCGCGCAGTACATCGCCGGCCGGCAGAGCCGGGGGAGCGGCGAGCCCTTCCAGGTCGTCAACCCGGCGGACGGCAGCGTGGTCGAGCAGATCTCCCTCGCCTCCACCGAGCAGGTCGACGCCGCCGTGGCCGCCGCCCGCGCCGCGCTGCCCGAGTGGGCCGGCGCCACCCCGGGCGCCCGCTCGGAGGCGCTGACCAGGCTCGCCGCCGTGCTCACCGAGGCCGGCGCCGACCTCGCCCGGGTGGAGTCCGCGCAGACCGGCAAGCCGGTCAAGCTCTCCACCGAGTTCGACGTCCCCGGCACGATCGACAACGCCGCCTTCTTCGCGGGCGCCGCCCGCAACCTGGAGGGCAAGGCGGCCGGCGAGTACTCGGGGGACCACACCTCGTACGTGCGGCGCGAGCCGATCGGCGTGGTCGGCTCGATCTCGCCGTGGAACTACCCGCTCCAGATGGCCGCCTGGAAGATCCTCCCGGCGATCGCGGCGGGCAACACCATCGTCCTCAAGCCGGCCGAGCTGACCCCGCTGACCTCGGTGATGTTCGCCCGGGCCTGCACCGCGGCCGGCATCCCGGACGGCGTGGTCAACGTGGTCACCGGCGCCGGGCGCACCGCTGGCGAGCGCCTGGTCGCGCACCCGGACGTCGCGATGGTCTCCTTCACCGGCTCCACCCCGGTCGGCCGACGGGTCGCCGAACTCGCCACCGCGACGGTCAAGCGCACCCACCTGGAGCTGGGCGGCAAGGCCCCGTTCGTGGTCTTCGACGACGCCGACCTGGACGCCGCCGTGCACGGAGCGGTCGCCGCCTCGCTGATCAACAGCGGCCAGGACTGCACCGCCGCCACCCGCGCGTACGTGCAGCGGCCGCTCTACGACGCCTTCGTGGCGGGCGTCGCCGACCTCTACCGCACGATCCGGCTCGGCGACCCGCTGGACCCGCGGACCGACCTCGGCCCGCTGGTCTCCCACACCCACCGCGACCGGGTGGCCGGCTTCGTCGAGCGGGCCCGCGGGTACGGCGCCACCGTCGTCACCGGCGGACACGCCCCCGAGAAGGGCCACGACGGCACCGACCTCACCCGCGGCGCCTACTACCTGCCGACCCTCGTCACCGACGCGGCGCAGGACAGCGAGATCGTCCAGGGCGAGATCTTCGGCCCCGTCCTGGTCGTCCTGCCCTTCGACGGAGACGACGAGGGGCTGCGGCTGGCCAACGACACCCCGTACGGCCTGGCCGCCTCGGCGTGGACGAGCAACGTGCACCGTTCGCTGCGCGCCACCCGGGAGATCGCGGCGGGCTGCGTCTGGGTCAACGACCACATCCCGATCATCAGCGAGATGCCGCACGGCGGCTACAAGTCCTCCGGTTACGGCAAGGACATGTCGCAGTACTCGCTGGACGAGTACACGCAGGTCAAGCACGTCATGTTCGACACCACGGCGGTGGCCCGCAAGGACTGGCACCGCACCGTCTTCGGAGACAGATAA
- a CDS encoding ABC transporter permease: MSRVIKWIRAHLVVLAGLLALAYLVLPNLVVLAFSFNKPVGKFNYEWSEFSTDAWTDPCGVADMCQSLSLSLEVAVLATVGATVLGTMVAFALARYRFRGRSATTAMIFLPMAMPEVVMAASLGTLFLNMRIPFGFTTILIAHIMFCLSFVVTAVKARVMSMDPRLEQAAQDLYATPTQTFLRVTLPLVAPGIAAGALLSFALSFDDFIITQFNSGPTTVTFPMFVWGASQRGIPVQVNVIGTAMFIAAVVLTVAGQWLGNRRKATA, translated from the coding sequence ATGTCCCGAGTGATCAAGTGGATCCGGGCCCACCTGGTGGTGCTGGCCGGCCTGCTGGCCCTGGCCTACCTGGTGCTGCCCAACCTGGTGGTCCTGGCCTTCTCGTTCAACAAGCCGGTCGGCAAGTTCAACTACGAGTGGTCCGAGTTCTCCACCGACGCCTGGACCGATCCCTGCGGTGTGGCCGACATGTGCCAGTCGCTGTCGCTGAGCCTGGAGGTCGCGGTGCTCGCGACCGTCGGCGCCACCGTGCTCGGCACCATGGTCGCCTTCGCGCTGGCCCGCTACCGCTTCCGCGGCCGCTCCGCCACCACCGCGATGATCTTCCTGCCGATGGCCATGCCCGAGGTGGTGATGGCCGCCTCGCTCGGCACGCTCTTCCTCAACATGCGGATCCCGTTCGGCTTCACCACGATCCTCATCGCGCACATCATGTTCTGCCTGAGCTTCGTGGTGACGGCGGTCAAGGCGCGGGTGATGAGCATGGACCCGAGGCTCGAACAGGCCGCCCAGGACCTCTACGCGACCCCGACCCAGACCTTCCTGCGGGTCACCCTGCCGCTGGTCGCCCCCGGCATCGCCGCCGGCGCGCTGCTCAGCTTCGCGCTCTCCTTCGACGACTTCATCATCACCCAGTTCAACTCGGGCCCGACCACGGTCACCTTCCCGATGTTCGTCTGGGGCGCCTCGCAGCGCGGCATCCCGGTGCAGGTGAACGTCATCGGCACCGCGATGTTCATCGCCGCGGTGGTGCTGACCGTCGCCGGCCAGTGGCTCGGGAACCGCCGGAAGGCCACCGCCTGA
- a CDS encoding ABC transporter permease: MTTTTAVAPPQAVPPDGSPLPGPAARPRRKLTPYWLLLPGIAWLVVFFAVPMVYQASTSLQTGSLESGFKVTWHVATYWDALVEYRWHFVRSFGYAATATLFCLAIGYPLAYTIAFKASKRWRNVILILVIAPFFTSFLIRTLAWKTILSDGGPVVGALNALHVLDLTSAVGLTSGDRVLATPLAVVCGLTYNFLPFMILPLYTSLERIDPRLHEAAGDLYARPFTTFRKVTFPISLPGVVAGTLLTFIPASGDYINAQLLGSPSEQMVGNGIQKQFLNVLDYPTAAALSFILMALILGMVTVYMRKAGTEELV; the protein is encoded by the coding sequence ATGACCACCACCACCGCCGTGGCGCCGCCGCAGGCCGTACCCCCCGACGGCAGCCCGCTGCCCGGACCGGCCGCGCGGCCCAGGCGAAAGCTCACCCCGTACTGGCTGCTGCTGCCGGGCATAGCCTGGCTGGTCGTCTTCTTCGCGGTGCCGATGGTCTACCAGGCCTCCACCTCGCTGCAGACCGGCTCGCTGGAGAGCGGCTTCAAGGTCACCTGGCACGTCGCCACCTACTGGGACGCCCTGGTCGAGTACCGCTGGCACTTCGTCCGCTCGTTCGGCTACGCGGCCACCGCCACGCTGTTCTGCCTGGCCATCGGCTATCCGCTCGCCTACACGATCGCCTTCAAGGCGAGCAAGCGCTGGCGCAACGTCATCCTGATCCTGGTGATCGCGCCGTTCTTCACCAGCTTCCTGATCCGCACGCTGGCCTGGAAGACGATCCTCTCGGACGGCGGCCCGGTGGTCGGCGCGCTCAACGCGCTGCACGTCCTGGACCTCACCAGCGCCGTCGGCCTCACCTCCGGCGACCGGGTGCTGGCCACGCCGCTCGCGGTGGTGTGCGGCCTGACCTACAACTTCCTCCCGTTCATGATCCTGCCGCTGTACACCTCGCTGGAGCGGATCGACCCGCGCCTGCACGAGGCGGCCGGAGACCTGTACGCCCGCCCGTTCACGACCTTCCGCAAGGTGACCTTCCCGATCTCGCTGCCCGGCGTGGTCGCGGGCACGCTGCTCACCTTCATCCCGGCCTCCGGCGACTACATCAACGCCCAGCTGCTGGGCTCGCCGAGCGAGCAGATGGTCGGCAACGGCATCCAGAAGCAGTTCCTCAACGTGCTCGACTACCCCACCGCGGCAGCGCTGAGCTTCATCCTGATGGCCCTGATCCTGGGGATGGTGACGGTCTACATGCGCAAGGCCGGGACGGAGGAACTGGTCTGA